Genomic DNA from Haloplanus aerogenes:
GCCTTTTTGTCGCCGCCGTGCCTGTGTCGAACCATGTCACACGCACTCGTCGACTACCACGACGTCGATCCGGTCGGTGGCGGCCTGCACTTCCTGCGAGACAGCCTCGGCTGCGAGAAATTGGGCGTGTCGGTGCTAGACGTGGAGGCGGGGTGGAGCGGCAAAGCACACGACCACGCCGACGACGGACAGGAGGAGGTGTACGTCCTCGTCGAGGGGGCGGCGACCGCCACCGTCGACGGCGAGACGGTAACGATGTCGGCCGGTGACGCGCTCCGTGTCGACCCCGCGGCGACCCGGCAACTCGACGCCGAGGAGTCGTCGCTGTTCGTAATCGCCGGCGCGCCCTAGAGGCGCGCCTCTAGATCGACGAGCGCCGCATCCGCTACCTCGGCGTCGACGAGGTGTCGACGGGCGATGGCTCGGGGGCGTTTCGCCCGCCGACGGCCGAGCCATCGCCAGCCGAGACGTCGTAGTTCACGGCGCGTTTCGCGGTCGAGTCGGGATCGGGAGGTGTCGCTCGTATCGCTCATGGTCAGTCGCTCGGATCACGGCTCCGTCCGTCGATCCGGTCGGCTATGTGCCCACTCGGCGCCCGACCGACTTCAACCTGTGGGTAGGTGTCACACGACACACGAATCGGCGGGTACATTCACAAAAACAATTATGGACTCACGCGGACACCTTGGTGGCATGCAGAAACCGCTCCTGGTGACGGATTTCCTCGACAGGGCCCGCGAATACTACGGCGACCACGAGGCAGTGGTGGCGACGACGGGGGATCGGTACACCTACGACGAACTCGGCGAGCGAGCGGACCGGTTCGCAGCGTTCCTCCAGTCCCGCGGTATCGAGAAGGGCGACCGGGTGGCCGTACTCGATCCGAACACCCACTATCACCTCGAAGCCGCGTACGGGATCATGCAGTGTGGCGCCATCCACACGCCGCTGAACTACCGGCTCACTCCGAACGACTTCGAGTACATCCTCTCCGACGCCGGCGTCGACGCCATCTACGCCGACCACGACTACGCCGACAAGATAGAGACCATCCGCGACGACGTGCCCACCGAGACGTTCGTGACGAACGACCCCGACGCCGTCGACGGCGACTGGGAGGGCTTCGACGCCGTCCTCGATTCAGCGGGCGCCGACTACGATCGCCCCGAGATGGACGAGGACGAGGTCATCACCATCAACTACACCTCGGGCACCACCGGCGACCCGAAAGGTGTGATGCGCACCCACCGCTGTGAGACGCTCCACGCCTACCTCACGGCGATCCATCAGGACATCAGCGACGACGACGTCTACCTCTGGACGCTCCCGATGTTCCACGTCAACGGCTGGGGGCACATCTTCGCCATCACGGGCATGGGTGCGAAACACGTCTGCACGCGCGGCATCGACGCCGAGTGGATCCTCGACACCGTGGCGACCGAGGACGTGTCCTACCTCTGTGGCGCGCCGACCGTGCTGAACATGCTGATCGACTACTACGACGACCACGACGTGCCCACGCAGGGTGCAAACGACGTGCGCATCGCCACCGCGGGGTCGGCGCCGCCCGAGGCGACCATCCGCACCGTCGAAGACGAGTTCGGCTGGTATCTCACGCACGTCTACGGCGCAACCGAGACGGGACCGCTCGTCACCACCTCCAACGCGCGTCGCTTCTTCGACGACGACGACCGCGGCCGCTTCAGGGTGAAAAAGCGGCAGGGACTCGGCTTCCTCGGCACGGAGGTGCGCGTCGTCGACGAGGACGGAAACGATGTCCCCCGCGACGACGAGACCATCGGCGAGGTGGTCGTCCGCGGCAATCAGGTGATGGATGGCTACTGGGAACAGCCCGAAGCGACGGAGGAAGCCTTCTCCGACCGGGTCGAGGGCTACTACCACATGGGTGACCTCGCCACCGTCGACGAGAACGGCATGATCTCGATTCAGGACCGCAAGAAGGACATCATCATCAGCGGGGGCGAGAACATCTCCAGCATCGAACTGGAAGACACGCTGTACGACCACGAGGCGGTCGGGAGCGTGGCTGTCGTCCCCGCGCCGAGCGACGAGTGGGGCGAGGAGCCGAAGGCCTTCGTCGTGCCGGCGAACGGGAATCCGGACGACCCCGGCGTCGACGCCGCGGAACTGATCGCGTTCACCCGCGAACGCCTCGCGGGGTTCAAGGCGCTCAAACAGGTCGAGTTCGTCGAGACGCTTCCCACCACCGCGACGGGCAAGGTCCAGAAGTACGAACTCCGGTCCAAGGAGTGGGAGGACGAAGATCGGATGGTCGGGGAAGGATAACGCTACGTTGCTCGCGCACGAATCGAACGTATGAGCGTCATCCTGGAATTCTCGATTCCGAGTGAGGAGTTCACGCTCGGACGGGTACTCTCCGGGCCACCGAGGATGCACTGCGAACTCGAACGCATCGTCCCGACGGGCGATATGGTGATGCCGTTCGTGTGGGCGACCGGCGACGACCACGAGGGGTTCGCGGAGAGCATCCGTGACAACCCCGTGGTGAAGGAACTGCTCGTCCTCGATACGGTCGGGGAGAGCGGGCTGTATCGGATCGAGTGGACGGAGGAGCCGACGGACCTCATCGAAGGAATCGCCACCACCGACGCCGTCGTGTTGGAGGCGTACGGCAACGAGAACTGGAACTTCCGACTCCGGTTTCCCGACCACGACGCCCTCTCGGAGTTCCACACCTACCTCCTCGAGCACGACATTCCGTGCCACATCGACCGCACCTATACGCTGACGGAGACGGGAAAGGGTGGCTACCGGTTCGACCTCTCACAGGAACAGCGCGAGGCCCTCGTGCTCGCGCTCCAGCGTGGCTACTTCGCCACACCCAGCGAGATGATGCTGGACGAACTCGCCGACGAACTCGGCATCACCAGACAGGCCCTCTCGACCCGGATTCGCCGGGGCAACGAACAGGTGCTTCGGGCGGTGTTGCTCCCCTCGACCAGCGAGTTCGAATAAGGCGTGTCATGTACCAGTTTACCAGTCAACCCTATCATATATACCAGAACGTGATGTAACAAATGGTCGAAATGGCACCCTCAGACTTCGGCATATACGAAGCGCTCGTCCACCCATACCGCCGCCGTCTGCTGGTCGCCATGCTCGATGCCGACCGGCGCGATGCACCCTACCCCGATCCACTGGAATTCGCGCCCGACGCGGAGGAGGAACGGCATCGCATCGGCATGATCCACACCCACCTGCCGAAACTCGACGACATGGGCGTCATCCAGTGGGATCGGGAGACGGAGGAACTTTCGAAGGGTCCACGGTGGGACGATCTCGAACCGCTGCTCCGCTGGATGGACGAGAACCGGGACGAGTTGCCCGAGGGATGGCTGCCGGAGCCGACGGGCGACTGGACGCCTCCGAACGCACGCTCCGAGTCGTAGTCGCCCTCGCCGCCCGCGGCGCCTCATACGGCCGGCTGTAAGTCCGTACAGTTACAGCGGATAGTCTCAGTCGTCCGCGTCCGGGTCGACGACCCGCGACGTGTCCGCGTACTGGTTCCCCCGCATCACGTACTCGTCGGCGGCGATTTCGCCCATCTCCGCGTCGGGAATCTCCTTGACCACCTCGGCGGGCGTGCCCGCCACCAGCGTTCCGGGCGGCACGTCGGTCCCGCCGGTGACGACGCTCCCTGCGGCGACGACGGCACCCGCCCCGATGGTGGCGTCGTCGAGGACGATAGCGCCCATCCCGATCAGCGCCTCCTCCTCCACCGTCGCGGCGTGGACGATGGCGGTGTGCCCGACGGTGACGCGCGGGCCGAGGACGGCGTCCTCGTGGAGGACCGCGTTGTCCTGTACGTTCGACTCCGCGCCGACGACGATGGGGTGGTGGTCGCCGCGGAGCGTGGCGTTCGGCCAGACCGAGGCGTCGCGTTCGAGCGTCACGTCACCGATGACGACGGCGTCCTCGTCGACGTACGCGTCCTCGTGGACGGTGGGTTCGACTCCATCCACAGCTCTGAGTACCATGCAGGCGCGTTCGACGGGGGGAGATAAAGGCGTTGAGGGCGAGAGGCCAGTCAGCGGAAGCGGCCCAGCAGTTCGTAGTCGTGGTCCGGCGTGTACCGGCGGAACAGCAGGCTGTTGGCAAGCACCGAGACGCTGGAGAAGGCCATCGCGCCCGCGGCGAGGACGGGCTGGAGGAGCCCGAGCGACGCCAGCGGGATCATCGCGGTGTTGTAGCCGAGCGCCCACACGAGGTTCTGCTGGATCTTCGCCAGCGTCGCGTCGGAGATGCGGATGGCCTTCACCACGTCGAGCGGGTCGTTGCGCATCAGCG
This window encodes:
- a CDS encoding bacterio-opsin activator domain-containing protein is translated as MSVILEFSIPSEEFTLGRVLSGPPRMHCELERIVPTGDMVMPFVWATGDDHEGFAESIRDNPVVKELLVLDTVGESGLYRIEWTEEPTDLIEGIATTDAVVLEAYGNENWNFRLRFPDHDALSEFHTYLLEHDIPCHIDRTYTLTETGKGGYRFDLSQEQREALVLALQRGYFATPSEMMLDELADELGITRQALSTRIRRGNEQVLRAVLLPSTSEFE
- a CDS encoding gamma carbonic anhydrase family protein; amino-acid sequence: MVLRAVDGVEPTVHEDAYVDEDAVVIGDVTLERDASVWPNATLRGDHHPIVVGAESNVQDNAVLHEDAVLGPRVTVGHTAIVHAATVEEEALIGMGAIVLDDATIGAGAVVAAGSVVTGGTDVPPGTLVAGTPAEVVKEIPDAEMGEIAADEYVMRGNQYADTSRVVDPDADD
- a CDS encoding cupin domain-containing protein; translated protein: MSHALVDYHDVDPVGGGLHFLRDSLGCEKLGVSVLDVEAGWSGKAHDHADDGQEEVYVLVEGAATATVDGETVTMSAGDALRVDPAATRQLDAEESSLFVIAGAP
- a CDS encoding long-chain-fatty-acid--CoA ligase, encoding MQKPLLVTDFLDRAREYYGDHEAVVATTGDRYTYDELGERADRFAAFLQSRGIEKGDRVAVLDPNTHYHLEAAYGIMQCGAIHTPLNYRLTPNDFEYILSDAGVDAIYADHDYADKIETIRDDVPTETFVTNDPDAVDGDWEGFDAVLDSAGADYDRPEMDEDEVITINYTSGTTGDPKGVMRTHRCETLHAYLTAIHQDISDDDVYLWTLPMFHVNGWGHIFAITGMGAKHVCTRGIDAEWILDTVATEDVSYLCGAPTVLNMLIDYYDDHDVPTQGANDVRIATAGSAPPEATIRTVEDEFGWYLTHVYGATETGPLVTTSNARRFFDDDDRGRFRVKKRQGLGFLGTEVRVVDEDGNDVPRDDETIGEVVVRGNQVMDGYWEQPEATEEAFSDRVEGYYHMGDLATVDENGMISIQDRKKDIIISGGENISSIELEDTLYDHEAVGSVAVVPAPSDEWGEEPKAFVVPANGNPDDPGVDAAELIAFTRERLAGFKALKQVEFVETLPTTATGKVQKYELRSKEWEDEDRMVGEG
- a CDS encoding DUF7344 domain-containing protein encodes the protein MAPSDFGIYEALVHPYRRRLLVAMLDADRRDAPYPDPLEFAPDAEEERHRIGMIHTHLPKLDDMGVIQWDRETEELSKGPRWDDLEPLLRWMDENRDELPEGWLPEPTGDWTPPNARSES